The Blautia hydrogenotrophica DSM 10507 genome window below encodes:
- a CDS encoding DUF1700 domain-containing protein has product MTRTEYMRRLSVRLKHLPREDFDRAMEYFQEYFDEAGAEKEQQAIQDLGDPQSAAEQIIMDLAVKNTENRPENMRRGFGAVWIGLLAVLAAPIGLPLAVSAAVLIGCFGVVVLSLLLSTFVLVLAAVLSAVIGLAAGVWLIFTSPANGLATFGLSLLVFGLGLLAGIFSIWLCKVCLSGISKGVGRMIKKRGGKKYEI; this is encoded by the coding sequence ATGACTAGGACAGAATACATGCGCCGTTTGTCAGTGAGATTAAAACATCTTCCTCGGGAAGACTTTGACAGGGCGATGGAATACTTTCAGGAATATTTTGACGAGGCAGGGGCTGAGAAAGAACAGCAGGCGATTCAAGATCTGGGAGATCCTCAGTCTGCGGCAGAACAGATCATCATGGATTTGGCGGTAAAAAATACAGAGAACAGGCCCGAGAATATGAGAAGGGGATTTGGTGCGGTTTGGATTGGACTTCTGGCAGTGCTGGCAGCTCCCATTGGGCTTCCGCTGGCGGTGTCTGCGGCGGTACTGATAGGGTGCTTCGGAGTTGTCGTCTTGTCCTTGCTGCTTAGCACATTTGTTTTGGTGCTGGCTGCGGTGCTCAGTGCAGTCATCGGACTGGCAGCGGGAGTATGGCTGATTTTTACGTCTCCCGCAAATGGTTTGGCCACTTTTGGACTGAGTCTTCTGGTCTTTGGACTGGGATTATTGGCAGGTATTTTTTCCATATGGCTGTGTAAAGTCTGCCTGTCAGGTATTAGCAAGGGAGTCGGACGAATGATTAAGAAGAGAGGAGGAAAAAAATATGAGATTTAA
- a CDS encoding ABC transporter ATP-binding protein: protein MKILETKHLKKYYGSGNGQVKAVNDISISVEKGEFVAIVGTSGSGKTTLLNLLGGLDYADSGEVIIDGQSLLNMDEEARTVFRRRKIGFIFQNYNLVSMLDVYKNVVLPIRLDGNKPDRDFVIKVLELLGLTDKIRQRPNQLSGGQQQRVAIARALASKPAIVLADEPTGNLDSKTSQEVIGLLQMSSREFHQTIIMITHNEEIAQMADRIIHIEDGGVVGGVQ, encoded by the coding sequence ATGAAAATTTTAGAGACGAAACATTTGAAAAAATATTATGGTTCTGGCAACGGCCAGGTAAAAGCCGTAAATGATATCAGCATCTCAGTGGAAAAGGGAGAATTCGTGGCGATTGTAGGAACCTCCGGGTCTGGAAAGACTACTTTGCTGAATCTGTTAGGGGGGCTGGATTATGCGGACAGTGGAGAGGTCATCATTGACGGACAGTCGCTGCTGAATATGGATGAGGAAGCCAGAACGGTTTTTCGCCGCAGAAAGATCGGCTTTATCTTTCAAAATTACAATTTGGTTTCCATGTTGGACGTGTATAAGAATGTGGTTTTGCCTATCCGTCTAGACGGGAATAAGCCAGATCGGGATTTTGTCATAAAAGTCCTGGAGCTTCTCGGTCTGACGGATAAGATACGTCAGCGGCCGAATCAGCTCTCAGGTGGACAGCAGCAAAGAGTCGCCATTGCAAGGGCTCTTGCGTCAAAGCCGGCCATTGTCCTGGCAGATGAGCCTACTGGAAATCTGGACAGCAAAACTAGTCAGGAGGTAATCGGATTGCTTCAGATGAGCAGTCGGGAATTTCATCAGACCATTATCATGATTACCCACAACGAGGAGATTGCTCAGATGGCAGACCGCATTATCCATATCGAGGACGGTGGTGTCGTGGGAGGTGTTCAGTGA
- a CDS encoding RnfABCDGE type electron transport complex subunit G, which produces MKSNTIVKDTFALTLITLVAGLLLGLVYDITAAPIAAEQARAKAEAYKAVFAEAADFETVSDTQDPELESYLDKNGYTGENIDEVMLAVDESGAPLGYAFTVTTSEGYGGDIQFAMGVKDDGTLNGLSVLSISETAGLGMKADTDEFKNQFAGKNVEKFEYTKNGATEENQIDVISGATITTNAMTNGVNAGLCAFQYEKGGN; this is translated from the coding sequence ATGAAAAGTAATACCATTGTAAAAGACACGTTTGCTCTTACCTTGATTACTCTGGTCGCTGGTCTTTTGCTGGGACTTGTCTATGATATCACGGCGGCTCCTATCGCGGCAGAGCAGGCGAGAGCAAAAGCAGAGGCCTACAAGGCAGTTTTTGCGGAAGCCGCAGACTTTGAGACTGTATCTGATACACAAGATCCGGAGTTGGAAAGCTATCTGGATAAAAATGGATATACAGGAGAGAATATCGACGAAGTGATGCTGGCGGTGGATGAGAGCGGAGCTCCTCTCGGTTACGCCTTTACCGTTACGACTTCTGAGGGATACGGCGGGGATATCCAGTTTGCGATGGGCGTAAAAGATGATGGCACATTAAATGGTCTCTCTGTTCTATCTATCAGTGAAACTGCTGGATTGGGAATGAAGGCAGACACAGATGAATTTAAGAATCAGTTTGCGGGTAAGAATGTAGAAAAATTTGAGTATACCAAAAATGGTGCGACAGAAGAAAATCAGATCGACGTCATCAGCGGGGCGACAATTACGACCAACGCGATGACCAACGGCGTAAACGCTGGTCTGTGCGCGTTCCAGTATGAGAAAGGGGGAAATTAA
- a CDS encoding RnfABCDGE type electron transport complex subunit B produces the protein MDITAILIATVVVAGVGLFIGIFLGVSGKKFEVEVDEKEIAVREALPGNNCGGCGFPGCDGLATAIAKGEAPVNACPVGGDAAAKQIAKIMGEEITESVRQVAFVKCAGDCSKTHLNYKYTGVEDCEMMAFVPGGGAKSCDYGCLGYGSCVKACPFDAIHIVNGVAVVDKEACKACGKCVAKCPKHLIELVPYPQEVFVHCSSNAKGKAVTANCEVGCIGCKKCEKTCPSEAIKVDNFCAHIDYEKCTNCGACKEVCPRHIIF, from the coding sequence ATGGATATTACAGCAATTCTCATTGCCACTGTGGTTGTGGCAGGTGTCGGCCTCTTTATAGGAATTTTCCTGGGGGTGTCCGGCAAAAAATTCGAAGTGGAAGTGGACGAAAAGGAAATCGCAGTCAGAGAGGCTCTGCCTGGAAATAACTGTGGCGGTTGTGGTTTTCCGGGATGTGATGGTTTGGCAACGGCGATTGCGAAGGGGGAAGCTCCCGTAAATGCATGTCCGGTCGGTGGTGATGCTGCTGCGAAGCAGATTGCTAAGATCATGGGCGAGGAAATTACGGAGTCTGTCCGTCAGGTGGCGTTTGTCAAATGTGCCGGTGACTGTTCTAAGACGCATTTGAATTACAAATATACTGGTGTGGAAGACTGTGAGATGATGGCTTTTGTGCCAGGTGGCGGGGCGAAGTCCTGTGATTACGGATGTCTGGGATATGGTAGCTGTGTGAAAGCGTGCCCATTTGATGCCATTCATATTGTAAATGGAGTCGCTGTCGTAGATAAAGAGGCATGCAAAGCCTGTGGTAAATGTGTTGCGAAATGTCCGAAACATTTGATTGAGTTGGTTCCATATCCGCAGGAGGTGTTTGTACATTGCAGTTCCAATGCGAAGGGCAAGGCTGTGACTGCCAACTGTGAAGTAGGGTGTATCGGATGTAAAAAATGCGAGAAGACTTGTCCGAGTGAGGCGATCAAGGTGGATAATTTCTGTGCTCATATTGATTACGAAAAGTGTACGAACTGTGGGGCATGTAAAGAAGTTTGTCCGAGACATATCATCTTTTAA
- a CDS encoding DUF3783 domain-containing protein, with protein MGRNRETVLYYTPESTKKTAKLKAVLIQMGVRIKNIGACQVGERVGYLAGMDGYEKNEIGEALPLISQEVLVMKDFSSRRMDELFLRIRKAGIPKIDLKAVITATNAGWTFYQLYEEILAEHRQMENQNAPFHGDNDNSLSD; from the coding sequence ATGGGAAGGAATAGAGAGACTGTGTTATATTACACGCCTGAGAGTACGAAAAAGACAGCTAAGTTAAAAGCAGTTCTGATTCAGATGGGCGTGCGGATAAAAAATATCGGTGCCTGCCAGGTTGGAGAACGTGTAGGATATCTTGCAGGAATGGACGGGTATGAGAAGAATGAGATAGGAGAAGCGCTGCCTCTGATTTCTCAGGAGGTGTTGGTTATGAAAGACTTTTCCAGCCGCCGTATGGATGAGCTGTTCTTGCGAATCAGGAAGGCTGGTATTCCTAAAATTGACCTGAAAGCGGTAATCACGGCTACCAACGCAGGCTGGACGTTCTATCAGCTATACGAAGAGATTTTGGCAGAACACAGGCAGATGGAGAATCAAAATGCTCCATTTCATGGAGACAACGATAATTCTCTGAGTGACTGA
- a CDS encoding RnfABCDGE type electron transport complex subunit D has translation MNEMYNVSSNPHVRDKMSTSRLMQLVVIALMPATVFGVWNFGFHALLVILVTVASSVLFEWLFDHFMHKANTVKDFSAVVTGLLLALNMPPEIPLWIPVLGSAFAIIVVKQLFGGLGQNIMNPALGARCFLLISFTGSMTNFKVAEGAHAVVDTVSGATPLAAMKEYGSLGDVQVSQMFIGNIQGTIGETSVIALLIGAAILLAFKVIDFKVPLTYIGSFAIFICIYMMASGMGFDLNYLGAHLFGGGLMLGAWFMATDYVTTPITPKGQLVYGCCLGILTAIFRLFGGSAEGVSYAIIFCNLLVPLIEKVTRPTAFGKGGKKHEK, from the coding sequence ATGAACGAAATGTATAATGTGTCATCGAATCCTCATGTCAGGGACAAGATGAGCACGAGCAGACTGATGCAGCTGGTAGTCATCGCATTGATGCCTGCTACTGTATTTGGAGTGTGGAACTTTGGATTTCACGCTTTACTGGTAATATTAGTGACTGTGGCCTCCAGTGTATTATTTGAATGGCTTTTTGATCATTTTATGCACAAGGCGAATACAGTCAAAGATTTCAGCGCAGTTGTGACTGGTCTCTTGCTGGCATTGAATATGCCGCCTGAGATTCCGCTGTGGATTCCCGTATTGGGTAGCGCGTTCGCGATTATTGTCGTAAAACAGCTGTTCGGTGGTCTGGGACAGAATATTATGAATCCGGCCCTGGGCGCTAGATGCTTTTTGCTGATTTCTTTCACGGGAAGCATGACAAACTTTAAAGTCGCAGAAGGGGCACATGCAGTCGTAGATACGGTTTCAGGGGCAACTCCTCTGGCTGCAATGAAAGAATACGGCAGTTTGGGAGACGTGCAGGTTTCTCAGATGTTTATTGGTAATATTCAGGGAACTATCGGTGAGACTTCTGTCATTGCGCTTTTGATCGGTGCGGCAATTTTGCTGGCTTTTAAAGTGATTGATTTTAAAGTTCCGCTTACCTACATCGGAAGTTTTGCAATTTTTATCTGCATTTATATGATGGCCAGCGGTATGGGCTTTGATCTGAATTATCTGGGAGCTCACCTGTTTGGTGGCGGCCTGATGCTGGGAGCGTGGTTTATGGCCACAGACTATGTGACTACTCCGATTACGCCGAAAGGACAGCTGGTATATGGGTGCTGCCTGGGTATTTTGACAGCGATTTTCCGCCTGTTCGGAGGCTCTGCGGAAGGTGTCTCCTACGCAATCATTTTCTGTAACCTGTTGGTTCCGCTGATCGAGAAAGTAACCCGTCCTACGGCGTTTGGCAAAGGAGGGAAAAAGCATGAAAAGTAA
- a CDS encoding PadR family transcriptional regulator, with the protein MIFTLNAPMFDLLVLTIVSHGDAYGYQISQVIKTVSNTKDSTLYPVLRRLLEQGFLTSYDQPYQGRNRKYYRITQEGQQKQEELSEQWRQFQDAISNIMDGGKNYD; encoded by the coding sequence ATGATTTTTACATTGAATGCGCCGATGTTTGATTTACTGGTGCTGACGATCGTTTCTCATGGGGACGCCTATGGATATCAGATCAGTCAGGTGATAAAGACAGTCTCAAACACCAAAGATTCCACGTTGTATCCCGTTTTACGAAGGCTTTTGGAACAGGGTTTTTTGACTTCCTACGATCAGCCATACCAGGGCAGGAATCGTAAATATTATCGAATCACTCAGGAAGGACAGCAAAAGCAGGAAGAGCTCTCTGAACAGTGGAGACAATTTCAGGACGCGATAAGCAATATTATGGATGGAGGAAAAAATTATGACTAG
- a CDS encoding glucose-1-phosphate adenylyltransferase, with the protein MKQNNMLAMILAGGRGTRLHELTKKVAKPAVSYGGKYRIVDFPLSNCANSGIDVVGVLTQYESILLNSYVAAGRRWGLDAKDSGVYVLPPREKADANLDVYRGTADAISQNIDFIDSFSPEYILILSGDHIYKMNYSKMLAYHKENMADATIAVIEVPLKEASRFGIMNTDENGQIMEFEEKPEHPKSNLASMGIYIFNWKLLRRMLLSDMKNPESSHDFGKDIIPELLSDGKKLCAYKFKGYWKDVGTIDSLWEANMDLLDKNNELDLNDPSWKIYTEDATTLPHYIGPSADIKRAFITQGCIIDGEVKNSVLFTGVKIGAGAKIIDSVLMPGVIVEEGAVVQRALVADEVRIGRQAVVGCPDSEHIELVAKRVKGVE; encoded by the coding sequence ATGAAACAGAATAACATGTTAGCGATGATTTTGGCCGGCGGACGTGGAACTCGTCTGCATGAGCTCACCAAAAAAGTGGCAAAACCCGCCGTTTCCTATGGTGGAAAATACCGCATTGTCGATTTTCCGCTCAGTAACTGTGCGAACAGTGGGATCGACGTCGTGGGGGTCCTGACACAGTACGAATCCATCTTGCTAAACAGCTATGTAGCTGCCGGCCGCCGATGGGGTCTGGATGCGAAAGACAGCGGCGTCTACGTACTTCCACCTCGTGAAAAGGCAGACGCGAATCTGGATGTCTACAGAGGAACCGCCGATGCCATCTCACAGAATATTGATTTCATCGACTCGTTTTCACCGGAATACATTCTCATTCTGTCTGGAGACCACATATATAAGATGAATTACTCCAAAATGCTGGCATACCACAAAGAAAACATGGCCGACGCTACGATCGCTGTCATCGAAGTGCCGCTCAAAGAGGCCAGTCGTTTCGGAATTATGAATACGGATGAGAACGGACAAATTATGGAGTTTGAGGAAAAACCAGAGCATCCAAAGAGCAATCTGGCATCCATGGGAATCTATATCTTCAACTGGAAACTTCTGCGCAGGATGCTTCTATCCGATATGAAGAATCCAGAGTCTTCCCATGATTTCGGAAAAGACATCATCCCGGAGTTGCTCTCTGACGGAAAAAAACTATGTGCCTATAAATTTAAAGGCTACTGGAAAGATGTAGGGACTATCGACTCGCTGTGGGAAGCAAACATGGACCTCCTGGATAAAAACAATGAACTAGATTTGAACGACCCTTCCTGGAAAATCTATACCGAAGACGCGACCACTCTTCCCCACTATATCGGACCTAGCGCAGACATCAAGAGAGCTTTTATTACACAGGGCTGCATTATCGACGGAGAAGTAAAAAACTCCGTGCTGTTTACCGGTGTGAAAATCGGAGCCGGCGCCAAAATCATCGACAGTGTACTGATGCCTGGAGTCATCGTGGAAGAAGGCGCTGTCGTTCAACGCGCGCTCGTGGCTGATGAAGTCAGAATAGGTAGACAGGCAGTTGTGGGCTGTCCGGACAGCGAACACATTGAGCTTGTCGCGAAACGCGTAAAGGGGGTAGAATGA
- the rsxA gene encoding electron transport complex subunit RsxA, which translates to MKELLIIIIGSALVNNVVLSQFLGLCPFFGVSKKIDTAAGMGGAIVFVITLSSFVTSLIYQFILVPTGLEYLQTIVFILVIAALVQFVEMFLKKTMPSLYQSLGVYLPLITTNCAVLGVALINVQESYNVLQGTVNGFATAIGFTLAIVLMASLREKIQYNDIPKSFQGFPIVLITAGLMAIAFFGFSGLI; encoded by the coding sequence GTGAAAGAATTACTGATTATCATTATCGGATCTGCCCTGGTAAACAACGTGGTGCTCAGTCAGTTTTTGGGACTTTGTCCATTTTTTGGAGTTTCTAAGAAGATTGACACGGCAGCCGGCATGGGCGGTGCGATTGTCTTTGTCATTACGTTGTCGTCTTTTGTCACCAGCCTGATCTATCAATTTATCTTAGTACCGACGGGATTGGAGTATCTGCAGACGATCGTTTTCATTCTGGTAATCGCTGCGCTAGTACAGTTTGTGGAAATGTTCTTAAAAAAGACGATGCCGTCTCTGTATCAGAGCTTGGGAGTGTATTTGCCGCTGATTACTACGAACTGTGCAGTTTTGGGTGTAGCGCTCATCAATGTGCAGGAGTCTTACAATGTTCTTCAGGGTACCGTAAACGGCTTTGCCACAGCAATTGGCTTTACTTTGGCTATTGTGCTTATGGCAAGTTTGAGAGAGAAAATTCAGTACAACGATATTCCGAAATCTTTTCAGGGATTTCCCATCGTGTTGATTACTGCAGGACTGATGGCAATAGCATTTTTTGGATTTTCAGGATTAATTTAA
- a CDS encoding DUF4097 family beta strand repeat-containing protein, translated as MRFKKKSWVVVAAAVAAAGVVFLTAGVALGGRPGFTIDQNGIHGAKSSSEENFRLKKTRLDKFQNIRLNVDDADVQVILSDDYYIEYYLEGDKNIKEPLLEVKDQTLTLKEEHSDFVLSYFNFDFFSRLGSDEKNYYVKLYVPRNTKFQSVSLSTDSGDMKLDDVDADTLKLRADYGDITAKSLTAQNAKLYLDSGDLTAESLKATKLTMENSYGNIKLTKLNTQDTDVTADNGKIEIQTASVGTLNLTDDYGDVTIGELKGDRANLEMDSGDLLLGNCDLKELEGKNAYGDITVELTGKLEDYDLSLETDYGKMSVEGASKIHGDSDEYYYENHAGKGKSVQMYCDSGDIAVTFQNNQE; from the coding sequence ATGAGATTTAAGAAAAAAAGCTGGGTGGTAGTCGCTGCCGCTGTCGCGGCTGCCGGAGTGGTGTTTCTGACTGCTGGAGTCGCTTTGGGAGGTCGTCCAGGTTTTACCATTGACCAAAACGGAATACACGGAGCCAAAAGTTCCTCAGAGGAGAATTTCAGATTAAAAAAGACCCGCCTTGACAAGTTTCAAAATATCAGACTGAATGTGGATGATGCAGATGTGCAGGTGATTTTATCGGACGATTATTATATTGAATATTATCTAGAAGGTGATAAGAATATCAAGGAACCCTTGTTGGAAGTGAAAGATCAGACTTTGACCCTGAAAGAAGAGCACAGTGATTTTGTCCTTTCTTATTTCAATTTCGATTTCTTTAGTCGACTAGGTTCTGATGAGAAGAACTATTATGTGAAACTTTATGTGCCGAGGAACACGAAGTTTCAAAGCGTCTCGTTGTCCACGGACAGCGGTGATATGAAGCTGGACGATGTGGATGCAGATACCTTGAAGCTCAGAGCGGATTATGGAGATATCACCGCGAAATCTCTGACCGCACAGAATGCAAAGCTCTATCTGGACTCTGGGGATTTGACGGCAGAAAGCTTAAAAGCTACAAAATTGACCATGGAAAATTCCTATGGGAATATAAAACTCACGAAGCTGAACACACAGGATACTGATGTCACCGCAGACAACGGAAAGATCGAGATTCAGACAGCGTCCGTGGGAACTCTGAACCTGACCGATGATTATGGAGATGTAACCATAGGAGAGCTAAAGGGAGACAGGGCGAATTTAGAGATGGACTCCGGGGACCTACTCTTAGGAAACTGTGATCTGAAAGAATTGGAAGGCAAAAATGCATACGGAGATATCACCGTGGAACTGACAGGAAAATTAGAAGATTACGACTTGTCTTTGGAGACAGATTATGGGAAAATGTCTGTGGAAGGCGCCTCGAAGATTCATGGGGATTCTGATGAGTACTACTATGAGAATCACGCAGGAAAAGGCAAGTCTGTTCAAATGTACTGTGATTCCGGTGATATCGCGGTGACCTTTCAAAATAATCAGGAGTAG
- a CDS encoding MFS transporter — protein sequence MPKKSIRKYQVLLAGAFAIFFTGFPHIWSVYQPYVMEDVGWTRGQTSLCFYIYFVVFVGGNILGGRLQDRYSPKVSIVYGGGIFTASLLAAAFCLRPSPIGMYLTYGVMQGIGQGMIYSTIISTAQKWYPKSPGFASGVIVTANGLFGFFMAPLCKNLLEQVGIQKNLLLVGALVGLSWILSAVFVDNPPEWSEVSSAKKEEETLSYCANQMVRMPQFYFLTLTMFLGLIPYMLMSPLAQSIQTDRGISVSTAVAAVMAGSVCNASARLVVPTLADRFGRILCVKVVLVVTGVSMVLLATAPVSVIPAAIVLVYGCYGGIMGSFPSLCSRIFGMRHSGENYGYVMLGLAAATLCAPLISGFFESTRISGEIFWAGALSSLLGLLSLSVLRRKL from the coding sequence ATGCCAAAAAAGAGCATCAGAAAATATCAAGTACTGCTGGCAGGAGCTTTCGCCATATTTTTTACCGGTTTTCCGCATATTTGGTCGGTTTATCAACCATATGTCATGGAGGATGTAGGGTGGACAAGGGGGCAGACTTCCCTATGTTTTTATATTTATTTTGTGGTCTTTGTAGGTGGAAATATTCTAGGTGGACGGCTTCAGGACCGATACAGCCCTAAGGTTTCCATCGTCTATGGAGGAGGAATTTTCACAGCCAGTCTACTGGCAGCGGCCTTTTGCCTGCGCCCGTCACCAATAGGGATGTATCTGACCTACGGTGTGATGCAGGGAATCGGACAGGGTATGATTTATTCTACCATTATCTCTACGGCCCAGAAATGGTATCCTAAAAGTCCTGGTTTTGCGTCCGGGGTGATTGTCACAGCAAATGGTCTGTTTGGCTTTTTTATGGCTCCGCTGTGCAAAAACTTATTGGAACAAGTAGGCATTCAGAAAAACCTTCTGTTGGTCGGAGCCCTTGTAGGGCTTTCATGGATTTTAAGTGCTGTGTTTGTGGACAATCCGCCTGAATGGAGCGAAGTGTCCTCTGCCAAGAAGGAAGAAGAAACTCTCTCCTACTGTGCGAACCAGATGGTGAGAATGCCCCAATTTTACTTCCTGACACTCACTATGTTTTTAGGGTTGATTCCCTATATGTTGATGTCTCCTCTAGCACAGTCGATTCAGACTGATCGAGGAATCTCCGTGTCCACGGCGGTTGCGGCAGTCATGGCAGGATCTGTCTGCAACGCTTCTGCCCGTCTGGTTGTTCCCACTCTCGCAGACAGGTTTGGGAGGATTCTCTGTGTAAAAGTTGTGCTTGTCGTGACCGGAGTCTCTATGGTCCTGCTGGCGACGGCTCCGGTCTCAGTGATCCCGGCAGCCATTGTGTTAGTCTATGGTTGTTATGGAGGAATTATGGGAAGCTTTCCTTCTCTTTGCAGCAGAATATTCGGAATGCGTCATTCCGGGGAAAATTATGGTTATGTGATGCTGGGTCTGGCGGCAGCGACACTGTGCGCCCCACTTATTTCTGGTTTTTTCGAGAGTACAAGAATCAGTGGTGAAATCTTCTGGGCAGGAGCACTCAGTAGCCTTTTAGGACTTCTCTCTTTGTCTGTGCTAAGAAGAAAGCTTTGA
- the glgD gene encoding glucose-1-phosphate adenylyltransferase subunit GlgD translates to MSKAFGIVNFSGRNIWVEGLQPYRPIGAFSFLGRYRVIDFPVSNMSNSGIDHIQVYIRRKPRSLVEHLGTGRHYNINSKRGKLQVLFSETGLNNDIYNNDISAFLANMEDIEKEPYPYVIVAPSYMIYSMNFDSLLQTHLQSEADITLLYHSVDNAKEAFLNCNTLNLNRQKGVLSIEENHGNAKNKHIFMDTYVMKKELFIELIHKAKSLSSMYTLAEVVSSECSELDIRGVSHRGFFAAISDFKSYYDANMSLIDFKNATTLFSDDWPIYTRTNDSCPTQYFENADVKMSVVSNGCLIEGTVENSVIGRGCVIKEGAVVKNSVILPNVVIGKGVHVENQVVDRDAKLIRVKEIVSAPEKPGYIKKRDTL, encoded by the coding sequence ATGTCAAAAGCATTTGGAATTGTAAATTTTTCTGGCAGAAATATATGGGTGGAGGGGCTGCAGCCCTATCGTCCGATCGGAGCGTTCTCCTTTCTCGGAAGATATCGGGTCATTGATTTCCCGGTATCCAACATGAGCAACAGCGGAATCGACCATATACAGGTGTACATCCGGCGCAAACCGCGGTCTTTGGTGGAGCACTTGGGAACCGGCCGTCACTACAATATCAACTCCAAACGCGGAAAATTGCAGGTACTATTTTCTGAGACTGGCTTGAACAATGACATCTACAACAACGATATTTCCGCCTTTTTGGCAAACATGGAAGACATCGAAAAAGAACCCTACCCTTACGTGATCGTGGCCCCAAGCTATATGATTTATTCCATGAACTTCGACAGCCTGCTTCAGACTCATCTACAGTCCGAAGCCGATATCACTCTATTATACCACTCTGTGGACAATGCCAAAGAAGCATTTCTAAACTGCAACACGCTGAACTTGAACCGACAAAAAGGAGTATTGTCCATCGAGGAAAACCATGGAAATGCTAAGAACAAACATATTTTCATGGATACCTATGTGATGAAAAAAGAACTATTCATCGAACTGATACATAAGGCAAAGAGTCTTTCTTCCATGTACACTCTCGCAGAGGTAGTCAGCAGCGAGTGTTCTGAACTAGATATCCGAGGGGTCTCTCACCGCGGTTTTTTCGCGGCAATCTCCGATTTTAAGAGCTATTACGACGCCAACATGTCGTTGATTGATTTTAAAAATGCGACCACACTTTTTAGTGATGACTGGCCTATCTATACTAGAACCAACGACTCTTGTCCCACACAGTACTTTGAAAATGCTGACGTCAAAATGTCTGTGGTATCCAATGGATGCTTGATTGAGGGTACCGTAGAAAATTCTGTTATCGGACGCGGCTGTGTCATCAAAGAAGGGGCTGTCGTAAAAAACAGTGTCATCCTGCCGAATGTGGTGATCGGAAAAGGGGTCCACGTGGAAAACCAGGTGGTAGACAGAGACGCGAAATTAATCCGTGTCAAGGAAATCGTCTCAGCCCCTGAAAAGCCAGGATACATCAAAAAAAGAGATACTCTTTAA
- the rsxE gene encoding electron transport complex subunit RsxE, producing the protein MKANSPVERLVNGIVKENPTFVLVLGMCPTLAVTTSAVNGVGMGLTTTAILAASNLIISMLRNFIPDKVRIPAFIVVVASFVTIVQFLLEAFIPSLYAALGIYIPLIVVNCIILGRAEAYASKHKPLASLFDGIGMGLGFTLSITCIGAVRELLGAGQLFGMQLLPLADSANGVMGYEPITIFVLAPGAFFVLAALSALQNRFKLGAAKRHIDPSESGGCCSGCESCKNSACTGKEGDKQ; encoded by the coding sequence ATGAAGGCTAACTCACCGGTTGAGAGACTTGTCAACGGTATCGTCAAAGAAAATCCCACCTTCGTGCTGGTTCTTGGAATGTGTCCGACATTGGCGGTCACTACATCAGCAGTCAATGGTGTCGGCATGGGTCTGACTACCACGGCGATTTTGGCGGCGTCGAACCTGATTATCTCAATGTTGCGGAATTTTATTCCAGATAAGGTTCGTATCCCTGCATTCATCGTGGTTGTGGCCTCTTTTGTGACGATTGTACAGTTTTTATTGGAGGCGTTTATTCCAAGTCTATATGCGGCTTTGGGTATCTATATTCCTCTGATTGTGGTAAACTGTATTATTTTAGGGCGTGCCGAAGCGTATGCGTCCAAGCACAAACCTCTTGCTTCCTTGTTTGATGGAATTGGTATGGGACTTGGATTCACACTGAGCATCACCTGCATTGGTGCTGTTCGTGAATTGCTCGGGGCAGGACAGCTGTTCGGAATGCAGCTTCTGCCATTAGCGGATTCTGCTAACGGTGTTATGGGATATGAGCCAATCACAATCTTTGTGTTGGCGCCTGGTGCTTTCTTTGTACTGGCAGCTTTATCTGCTCTGCAGAATCGTTTTAAATTAGGTGCGGCAAAACGTCACATTGATCCCAGTGAAAGCGGCGGGTGCTGTAGCGGCTGTGAGTCCTGCAAGAATTCAGCCTGCACGGGAAAGGAAGGTGACAAACAGTGA